One Psychrobacillus glaciei genomic region harbors:
- a CDS encoding DUF4083 family protein — translation MTIIDLIYSQLFGLIIIVIIFISLFFLVRLFIIKKPNKFNSIEQRLDRIIDLLEKDNKE, via the coding sequence ATGACAATAATTGATTTAATCTACTCTCAATTATTTGGACTAATTATTATCGTCATAATTTTTATTAGCTTATTTTTTCTTGTACGTTTATTCATTATTAAAAAGCCAAATAAATTTAATTCTATTGAACAGAGACTTGATAGAATAATTGATTTACTAGAAAAAGATAATAAAGAGTAA
- a CDS encoding ABC transporter ATP-binding protein has product MAELKLVNIKKVYDKDVVSVQDFNLEIRDKEFLVLVGPSGCGKSTTLRMIAGLEEISEGDLFIGEKRVNDVPPKERNIAMVFQNYALYPHMNVYDNMAFGLKLRKFKKDEIKKRVDNAAKILGLEELLNRKPKALSGGQRQRVALGRAIVRDAEVFLMDEPLSNLDAKLRVQMRTEIQKLHRRLQTTTIYVTHDQTEAMTMATRLVVMKDGFIQQVGAPKEVYDEPNNVFVGGFIGSPAMNFLDGKIVENYFVMGDVKVLVPEGKLKLLRDQGYEGKDIILGIRPEDIHDEPVFLDFSQDTKIKASIEVAELMGSEIVLYSKVNDQDFVARIDSRFNVVAGDTIDLAFDLSKAHFFDKKTELRIK; this is encoded by the coding sequence ATGGCTGAATTAAAGTTAGTGAATATTAAAAAAGTATATGATAAAGATGTAGTGTCTGTACAAGACTTTAATCTAGAAATTAGAGACAAAGAATTTTTAGTATTAGTTGGACCATCGGGTTGTGGGAAATCAACTACACTTAGAATGATTGCTGGTTTGGAGGAAATATCAGAAGGCGACCTTTTCATTGGTGAAAAAAGAGTAAATGATGTTCCACCAAAAGAGCGAAATATTGCAATGGTTTTTCAAAACTATGCGCTTTATCCACATATGAACGTTTACGACAACATGGCTTTTGGTTTAAAGCTTCGTAAATTTAAAAAAGATGAAATAAAAAAGCGTGTTGATAATGCTGCTAAAATTTTGGGACTTGAGGAACTTTTAAATCGTAAACCAAAAGCACTTTCAGGAGGTCAGCGGCAGCGTGTTGCTTTAGGACGTGCTATTGTTCGTGACGCGGAAGTATTTTTAATGGATGAGCCATTATCCAACTTAGATGCAAAGTTGCGTGTTCAAATGCGTACGGAGATCCAAAAACTACACAGACGTTTACAAACAACTACCATTTATGTAACTCATGATCAAACGGAAGCAATGACAATGGCAACTCGTCTTGTAGTAATGAAAGATGGTTTTATACAACAAGTAGGTGCACCTAAGGAAGTTTACGATGAGCCTAACAATGTTTTTGTTGGAGGATTTATCGGTTCTCCTGCGATGAACTTCTTGGATGGTAAAATAGTAGAGAATTATTTTGTCATGGGAGATGTAAAAGTTCTGGTTCCTGAAGGGAAACTGAAATTGCTTCGTGATCAAGGTTATGAAGGGAAAGATATCATTCTTGGCATTCGTCCAGAAGATATTCATGATGAACCAGTATTCCTTGATTTTTCTCAGGATACTAAAATCAAAGCATCCATAGAAGTTGCAGAGTTAATGGGCTCAGAAATAGTACTTTATTCTAAAGTGAATGACCAAGACTTTGTTGCACGAATTGACTCGCGTTTCAACGTAGTTGCGGGTGATACAATTGACTTGGCATTTGATCTAAGTAAAGCACACTTTTTCGATAAGAAAACAGAATTACGAATTAAATAA